The sequence below is a genomic window from Rhizobium sp. NXC14.
ACATCGGCGTCGACTACAAGGGCATCAATGTGCTCGCCGATTCGGAAATCCGCCAGGGCATCAAGGATTATTCCAACTGGCCGACGATTCCGCAGCTTTACATAAAGGGCGAGTTCATCGGCGGCTGCGACATTGTCCGGGAAATGTTCCAGGCCGGTGAACTGCAGCAGCATCTCCAGGAAAACGGCGTCACCGTTCGCGGCGCCGCCTGACCGGTCACCGGACGTCCGCCCGGTTTCCAAATCTGTTTCTCGAGTCCGAGGCGCTGCGGTGAGCAGCGCCTTGGCCTGTTTATGGGAATTTCATTGTGACAGATTCATCACAAGCCGTGTCCGCGGGCCGCCTGCCCATGGGCAAGCGTGAGTTCATCGCGCTTGCCGCCTTCCTGATGGCCATCAACTCACTTGCCATAGACATCATGCTCCCGGCGCTGCAGCAGATCGGCGCGAGCCTCGGAGTCGAAAGCGAGAATCACCGGCAATTCGTCGTCTCCTCCTATCTGCTCGGTTTCGGCTGCGCCCAGCTTTTCTACGGTCCGCTCTCCGACCGCTTCGGCCGCCGCACGCCGCTGCTGATCGGCCTCGTAGTCTATATCACGTCCGCCATCGGAATCGTTTTCGTTCCCTCCTTCGCAGGCCTTCTGGTGTTGCGCTTCATCCAGGGCGTCGGCTCGGCTGCCACCCGCGTCATCACCATCTCAATCGTCCGCGACATCTATGGCGGCCGACAGATGGCCGAGGTCATGTCGCTCATCATGATGGTGTTCATGATCGTGCCGGTGATTGCGCCCGGCACCGGCCAGGTCGTCATGTTCTTCGGCAACTGGCACCTGATCTTCCTCTTCATCGCCACAATGGCGACGGCGATCGGCGTCTGGGCCTATGTCCGCCTGCCGGAAACCCTGCATCCGCGGAATGTCCGCCCCTTCACCGCCCGCTCGATATTCGGCGCCTTCAAGCTGGTGCTGACCAACCGCGTGGCGCTCTGCTATACCATCGCCAGCACCTTCATCTTCGGTGCGCTGTTCGGCTTCATCAACTCCGCCCAGCAGATCTATGTCGGCATCTACGGCCTCGGCGTCTATTTCCCGTTCGCCTTTGCCGGCGTGGCGATCTTCATGTCGCTGTCGTCCTTCTTCAATTCCCGTTTTGTCGGCAAGCTCGGCATGCGCCGCCTGTCACACGGCTCGCTCCTCGGCTTCATCGCCATCAACACCATCTGGCTGATCGTCCAGATGGCAAGCTCCGAGCCCATGCCGTTTGCACTGTTCATCTCCTTCTTCGGGCTTGCCATGTTCCAGTTCGGCTGGATCGGCTCGAACTTCAATTCGCTTGCCATGGAGCCGCTCGGGCACGTCGCCGGCACCGCTTCATCCGTTCTCGGCTTCATGAGCACGGTCGGCGGCGCCCTTATCGGCGCCGGCATCGGCCAGGCTTTCGACGGCACGGCGCTGCCGATGGTCGCCGGTTATTTCATCGTCTCGATCATCGGCCTTGTCTTCGTGCTGATCGCCGAGAAGGGCCGGCTCTTCCATCAGCACAATCCGGCCGTGTGAACGGCCGGTCCCTTCCCCATCCAGGATTTCACCGCATGACGCCGCATAAACCGCACCAGGAAAACCAGGGGTCCCGCCGCATCGGCATGGGTTTCGGCGAATTCGTCGTCACCATCGCCGTCATGACCGCCAGCATTGCCATGGCTATCGACAGCATGCTGCCGGCATTGCCCAATATCGGCCATTCCCTCGGCGTCACCAACGCCAACGACGCCCAGCTCATCATCGGCGTGTTCTTCTTCGGCTTCGGCGTCTCGCAAATATTCTTCGGCAGCCTTTCCGACACGTTCGGCCGCCGCAACATCCTGCTCGGCGGCCTTGCCTGCTATGTGGTCGCGATGTTTGCAGCCGCCGCAACAGGGAGCTTCGAAATGCTGCTCCTCATGCGCTTCGTTCAGGGCGTGGGCGGCGCGGCGGTGCGCATCACCACCATGGCCATCGTCCGCGACTGCTTCGGCGGCCGCGAGATGGCCCGGGTCATGTCCTACGTGATGATCGTCTTCATGATCGTGCCAATCGTCGCGCCTTCGGTCGGCCAGCTCATCATCCTCTACGCCAACTGGCACTGGATCTTCATCCTGCTCGGCGCCGTCGCCAGTATCCTGTTCGTCTGGGCTCTTCTCAGGCTGAAGGAATCGCTGCCCCCGGAAGAACGCCTGCCGCTGTCGGTCGGCTCCGTCGCGGACGGCTTCAAGACCGTGCTTACCAACCGCATCACCTGCGGCTACATGATCGGTCTGACCATGTTCACCGGCGTCATCAGCGCCTATGTGATTTCGGTGCAACAGGTTTTCGGCGAAGTCTACGGCCTCGGCGATTGGCTGCCGATTGCCTTTGCGGCTACCGCCGGCGGCATCGCCGTCGCCAATTTCGCCAATGGCTTCTTCGTTCGCAAGTTCGGCATGCGTCGGATCTCGCACGCCGCCCTTCTGATATTCACGGCACTGTCGGCCCTCGGCTTCGTCATCGCGTTGGCGGGCAAGCCGGATTTCGCCATCGCGTACGCCATTTTCACCATCGTCCTGATGATGTTTGCCGTGATCGCCACCAATTTCACCGCCATCAGCCTCGAGCCGATGGGCAATCTCGCCGGCACGGCGACCGCCGTCACCGGCTTCGTATCGACGACCTTCGGCGCCGTCCTCGGCGGCCTGGTCGGCCAGATGTTCAACGGCACGGTTCAGCCGCTCTTCGGCGGCTTCGCACTGTTCGGCCTGCTGACGATCGCAGCCACGCTCTGGGCCGAGAACGGCAAGCTCTTCACGCATCCGGGCGATAGTCCGCAGCTCGAACCGGGTGCGGCCCACTTCTGAAGCAAGCGCGTCGGATCGTTTCAAGGAATCCTCGATGAACGACCGAATTCTGATCAGGCCCTACGTAGCAGGTGACGCGGATGCGACAATCGAGATATTCTTGCGCGCCATTCGGGAGGTCTCGTCGAAAGATTATTCCATTGCTCAAATCGAAGCCTGGGCAAAGGTAGCGGATCGCGGCCTATGGGCGGAACGAAGGATCAGCCGGCCTGCCTGGATTGCGGAAATCGACGGAGAACCTGTCGGATTTTCTGATCTGACCGGCGACGGGTGCCTGGATATGATGTTCGTGCACCCCGAATTTCAGGGGTGCGGCGTCGCAAGCCGCCTGCTGTACAGGGTCGAGGAGGAAGCTTCGAAACTCGGGCTCAAGCGGATCCACACGGAAGCCAGCCGGACGGCTCGACCGTTTTTTGAACGCAAAGGGTTCCGCGTGATAACCGAGCAAATCGTCGAGAAGCGCGGGCAGTATCTGGAAAACTTCCTTATGGAGAAGCTCTACGGGTAAGCGATGGCAGGTGCGGCCAATGCCTTGGCCGACCTTTCATCGGCTTCAGATCGTCAACACCTCACGCCGGAGCATGTCCCACGAAGCCTTGTCGGGCGCAACCAGCAGCCCGCCATCGAGATGCTGCGGCAGATAGGGCGAGCCGTCGAAGCGGGCGGCGTAGGCGCCGGCCTCCTGCGAAATCAGTGCGCCGGCAAGGTGATCCCAAGGCATCAGCTTATTGTACATCAGGTAATGGACGTGCCCGCCGGCGAAGGTGCGGTATTCGTGAGCCGCGCAGCGGTAGTTGGTGAGGAAACGAACTTTGGCGAGATTGCCAAGGACCTCGGCGCGCTTTTCCTGCGGGAGATAGCCGGTCGAAGCCATGCCGACCATTTGATCAAGCGCGACAGGCTCTGCCGCGCGCAGTCGCTGCGCCTCGCCATCCGGCCTGCGGAGCCAGGCGCCGCCGCCCTTCTCCGCCATCACCCAGTCATCCCCCATCGGATCATAGATGATGCCGGCAATGGTTTCGCCGCCGGAAACGATGGAGGCCATAACTCCGAAGGCCGGGATGCCGGCGGCGAAGTTGAACGTCCCGTCGACCGGATCGACAACGATCGCGAGATCGGCATCGGCAAGCCTGCCAAGCAGCGCCGGGTCGGCCGCGACCGACTCTTCCCCGAGGAACAGCGCGTCCGGCCAGAGCTGTTGCGCTTCCGCCTTGATCATCCGCTCGGCCCGCTCGTCGGCCTCGGTGACAAGATCGGTCGCCTCGCTCTTGGCACGCACCTCGTCCCGGCCGAGCCGGCGGAAACGCGGCAGGATCTCGGCCTTTGCCGCGAGGCGCAAAAGATCGGCAAGAACGCTCACATCAACAGTCGTTGTCATATCAAATCCTTCACTTCGTCCGAGGCCTATCAGCTGCCGACGATCTCGCGCCGGATCAGCTGCCAGCTTTCCTGATCAGGCGCAGAGATGATGCCGCCCGCCGTCTCGCCAGGACGATAAGGCGTGCCATCGAATTTCGCCGTGTGGCCGCCGGCCTCCTGGTGCGCGAGCACGCCGGCCAGATGATCCCAGGGCATCAGCTTCGAATGACCGATGAAATGCAGCTTGCCGGACGCGACCATCCAATATTCATAGGCCGAGCAATTGAAAGCGAAGGTCATCCGGGCCTTTGCCATGTTGGCGCAGATGCGCGAGCGATCGGGCTCTTCCATATGGCCCCACGACATGCCGCCGACCATCTGGTTCAAGGCGGCAGGCTCAGCCACCTTCAGCCTGCTCGATTGTCCATCCTGGCGAACCAGAAAGGTGCCTGCCCCCTTGATCGCCGTCACTGTATCGCCGAGAGCTGGATCGTGAATGATGCCGGCGACGGTTTCGCCCCTGACGGTCACCGCGAGCATCGTTCCGAAGACGGGAAGCCCGGCGGCGAAATTGAACGTGCCGTCGACCGGATCGATGACAAAGGCAAGCTCGGCATCGGCAAGTGCCGGCACCACCGACTTGTCGGCGTCATAGGCCTCCTCCCCGACGACGAGCGCCGCGGGAAAACGCTCATTCAGGGCGGCCGTGATCCGATGTTCGGCGAGCAGATCCGCCTGCGTCACCAGATCGGTCGCCGAGGTCTTTTCAGAAACATCCGTATCGCCGAGGTTGCGAAAGCGCGGCATGATTTCCGCGCGCGCCGCCTCCCTCACGCATTCGCCGAGAAAGAGAATATCCTGATCTGAAATAGTCATGCGAATTGCTGTCCTTCATGCAAAGAGCCAGCCTGCTTAGCCGGCCTTTCATGAAGGATCGGTGACACCAAGGCTGGAAAAGTCGAAGAGCTTCGGATCGAGCAGATGCGACGGGTTCACATGCGAAAGCGCCCGCAGCATCGTGTCCTTGCGTCCAGGCATGCGCCGTTCGATATCGGCGAGCATGTCCTTCATGGCATTGCGCTGCAGCCCGTCCTGGGAGCCGCAGAGATCGCAGGGGATGATCGGGAACTGCATGGCGACGGCAAACCTGGCAAGATCGTCCTCGGCGGCATAGGCGAGCGGCCGAAGCACCATCAGGTCGCCCTCGTCGTTCAGAAGTTTTGCCGGCATCGAGGCAAGCCGCCCGCCGTGGAAGAAATTCATGAAGAAGGTTTCGAGAATGTCCTCACGGTGATGGCCGAGCACCAAGGCGTCGCAGCCCTCCTCCCGCGCGATGCGGTAGAGATTGCCGCGCCGCAGCCGCGAACAGAGCGAGCAATAGGTGGCGCCTTCGGGCACCTTCTCCTTCACGATAGAATAGGTGTCGCGATATTCGATGCGATGCCGGACGCCGATCTTCGTCAGATAATCCGGCAGCACATGCTTTGGAAAGTTGGGCTGTCCCTGGTCGAGATTGCAGGCGAAGAGCTCGACGGGCAGCAGCCCGCGCCATTTGAGATCAAGCAGCAGCGCCAAGAGACCGTATGAATCCTTGCCACCGGAAAGGCCAACCAGCCAGCGCTTCTGCCCCTTCAGCATGTCGAAATCGTCGAAAGCCTGACGTACTTGCCTGAGCAGGCGCTTGCGCAGCTTGTTGAAGGAGACCGAACGTGGCGCATCGGCAAAGAGTGCAGGGCCTGCGCCGTCGTCGATTTCGCCAGTCTCCGGATCATCAGCGATGTTGGCTGCGATATTCATTGCTCCGTCCTATCGAAAGTCTGCCTGCCTTAGCAGAAAGTCATCCGGCAACACAGTCTCAATCGCCGAAAACCGACCAGCCGGTGCGGGCCGCAAGCATCTCAAGCGCCACGGCGCCAAGCTGTGAATTGCCGACCTTGTTCAGCCCCGGCGACCATACCGCGATCGAGGCGATGCCGGGCGCCACCGCAAAAATGCCGCCACCGACGCCGCTCTTGCCGGGCAGGCCGACATGATAGGCAAAGTCGCCCGAGCCGTCATAATGGCCGCAGGTCAGCATCAGCGCATTGATGCGCCGCGCCCGCTTCGGCGAGACCACGGAGTGACCGGTCATCGGATTGCTGCCGCGCGCCGCCAGGAACAGCCCCGCCCGCGCCAGTTGCTCGCAGCTCATCGACAGAGCGCATTGGTGGAAATAGACGCCGAGTACGTGGTCGACGGGATGGTCGAGATTGCGATAGGCGCGCATGAAATTGGCAAGCGCAACGTTGCGGTATCCGGTCTGCGTCTCCGACCGCGCCACCTTGTCATCGATGGTGATCGACTCGTCATCGGCAAGATAACGCACGAAACGCAGCAGCTCGCCGATCGCCTCGCGCGGCGCATGGCCGGCCATGACGACGTCGGTGACGGCGATCGCGCCGGCATTGATAAAGGGATTGCGGGGGATGCCGCTCTCATGTTCGAGCTGCACGATCGAATTGAAGGCCGATCCCGATGGTTCGCGCCCGACGCGCTTCCACAGGCCCTCCCCCACCTTGCCGAGCGCCAAGGTCAGCATGAAGACTTTGGATATGCTCTGGATCGAGAAGGAGATGTCTGCATCGCCGACACGAAAGACCTGGCCGTTGACGGTGACGATCGCCATGCCGAAGTGCCGTGGATCAACCTTGGCAAGCTCGGGAATATAATCGGCGACCTTGCCCTCGCCGATACGCGGCAGGATATCGCTGTAGATGCTATCAAGGGTCGCCTGCAAATCCGCCATCGCTTCTCTCCGGATAACAAAAAAGCCGCCCGAAAGAGCGGCTTTTCCATATGCGAAACGCCTGGTTTTTTAACGCGAATAGAATTCGACGACCAGATGCGGTTCCATGACGACCGGGAACGGAACGTCGCTGAGGGTCGGAACGCGGCCGTAAGTGGCGACCATCTTGTTGTGATCGACTTCGATATAGTCGGGCACGTCACGCTCAGCGAGGCTGACGGCCTCCAGAACGGTCACCAGCTGCTTCGACTTTTCGCGAACTTCGATGACGTCGCCAGCCTTGCAACGGTAGGAGCCGATGTTGACGCGGACGCCGTTGACGGTCACGTGGCCATGGTTGACGAACTGACGGGCAGCAAAGACCGTCGGAACGAACTTGGCGCGATAGACGATCGCGTCGAGGCGGGATTCCAGCAGACCGATCAGGTTTTCCGAGGTGTCGCCCTTGCGGCGGGCGGCTTCGGCGAAGATCGCGCGGAACTGCTTCTCGCGCAGGTCACCGTAGTAACCCTTGAGCTTCTGCTTGGCGCGCAGCTGCACACCGAAGTCCGACAGCTTGCCCTTGCGGCGCTGGCCGTGCTGGCCCGGGCCGTATTCGCGGCGGTTCACCGGGGACTTCGGACGGCCCCAGATATTTTCGCCCATACGGCGGTCAATTTTATACTTGGACGATTCGCGCTTGCTCATCGTATTTCCTTTCAAAGGTTTATGCCGGCTTGTTGCCAAACCGCGCGAAGGAAACACGCCCTCCTCTGACCTCTTCCGAGGCCTGACAGGACGTTTCGGTTACGCGAACAGAAACGATCCACGGGACATGTCAAATGAAACACCGGACATTGCTGCCCGGTGCTTGGGCCGGTCTTTAGAGGCCCGTCATGAAAATGTCAACAGCGCCGTAGTGCGGTAAGGCTACTATTCCGCAGCCAGAGGCTGATCGCCAGTATCCGGCGCGTTTGCGTCGCCAGGTGCCGTCTGGCAATTCATGTCTGGGAAAGCAACGATGCGCTTGCCGGAAAAATCCGTATGCACGACGACGATGCCTTGCTCCTCGAAATAGCCGAGCAAACGGCGGGCGCGGCGTGCGGAATGGGTGCCATAGGCGCGGGCGATGCGTGCGTCCGACGGGCACGGCTCATCGCAGACCGCGGCCTTGGCGAGCATCAGGAAGACGCCCTGCAGGTCGTCGGTGACTCGCGCCGATAGCGACAGTGCCGTTGCCCAGGCCTCCGTTCCGGCCGTCGCCGCATCGACTCCGGAGCGGGAGATCGCCACGCGCCTTCGAAAATCCGGCAGCGCGATCGGTGGTCCCGGCACGCGGCGCATGCGCAGCCGGACGAGAAAATCCTGGTAGAGTACGGAGTCGGTGCGAAAGCCGGATGCGGGATCGTCAAGAATTTCGGCAAGCACGCCGGCCAGGCGCTCCTCCCGTTCCTCGGGGGAGATCTCCACCTGGCTCGCCCTCGCCTCCACCGGCGCTGGGGATGCGGCCGGCGTCGAGCGCGAGAGTTCCGCCAGGATATCGGTCGTCGGCCGCGGCGCCGGCGGCGCGCGACGCATGATCGGGCGCTGAAATTCCTCCGGGTCAGGCGTGAAGATCAGGTCTTCCACATCCTGCGGCGCATCGGGCAACGGCATCAGCTTGGGGCTCGATGAGCG
It includes:
- the grxD gene encoding Grx4 family monothiol glutaredoxin, producing the protein MSGIHEFIDNEIKSNDVVLFMKGTPQFPQCGFSGQVVQILDYIGVDYKGINVLADSEIRQGIKDYSNWPTIPQLYIKGEFIGGCDIVREMFQAGELQQHLQENGVTVRGAA
- a CDS encoding multidrug effflux MFS transporter, producing MGKREFIALAAFLMAINSLAIDIMLPALQQIGASLGVESENHRQFVVSSYLLGFGCAQLFYGPLSDRFGRRTPLLIGLVVYITSAIGIVFVPSFAGLLVLRFIQGVGSAATRVITISIVRDIYGGRQMAEVMSLIMMVFMIVPVIAPGTGQVVMFFGNWHLIFLFIATMATAIGVWAYVRLPETLHPRNVRPFTARSIFGAFKLVLTNRVALCYTIASTFIFGALFGFINSAQQIYVGIYGLGVYFPFAFAGVAIFMSLSSFFNSRFVGKLGMRRLSHGSLLGFIAINTIWLIVQMASSEPMPFALFISFFGLAMFQFGWIGSNFNSLAMEPLGHVAGTASSVLGFMSTVGGALIGAGIGQAFDGTALPMVAGYFIVSIIGLVFVLIAEKGRLFHQHNPAV
- a CDS encoding multidrug effflux MFS transporter — protein: MTPHKPHQENQGSRRIGMGFGEFVVTIAVMTASIAMAIDSMLPALPNIGHSLGVTNANDAQLIIGVFFFGFGVSQIFFGSLSDTFGRRNILLGGLACYVVAMFAAAATGSFEMLLLMRFVQGVGGAAVRITTMAIVRDCFGGREMARVMSYVMIVFMIVPIVAPSVGQLIILYANWHWIFILLGAVASILFVWALLRLKESLPPEERLPLSVGSVADGFKTVLTNRITCGYMIGLTMFTGVISAYVISVQQVFGEVYGLGDWLPIAFAATAGGIAVANFANGFFVRKFGMRRISHAALLIFTALSALGFVIALAGKPDFAIAYAIFTIVLMMFAVIATNFTAISLEPMGNLAGTATAVTGFVSTTFGAVLGGLVGQMFNGTVQPLFGGFALFGLLTIAATLWAENGKLFTHPGDSPQLEPGAAHF
- a CDS encoding GNAT family N-acetyltransferase, which produces MNDRILIRPYVAGDADATIEIFLRAIREVSSKDYSIAQIEAWAKVADRGLWAERRISRPAWIAEIDGEPVGFSDLTGDGCLDMMFVHPEFQGCGVASRLLYRVEEEASKLGLKRIHTEASRTARPFFERKGFRVITEQIVEKRGQYLENFLMEKLYG
- a CDS encoding inositol monophosphatase family protein; translation: MTTTVDVSVLADLLRLAAKAEILPRFRRLGRDEVRAKSEATDLVTEADERAERMIKAEAQQLWPDALFLGEESVAADPALLGRLADADLAIVVDPVDGTFNFAAGIPAFGVMASIVSGGETIAGIIYDPMGDDWVMAEKGGGAWLRRPDGEAQRLRAAEPVALDQMVGMASTGYLPQEKRAEVLGNLAKVRFLTNYRCAAHEYRTFAGGHVHYLMYNKLMPWDHLAGALISQEAGAYAARFDGSPYLPQHLDGGLLVAPDKASWDMLRREVLTI
- a CDS encoding inositol monophosphatase family protein; the protein is MTISDQDILFLGECVREAARAEIMPRFRNLGDTDVSEKTSATDLVTQADLLAEHRITAALNERFPAALVVGEEAYDADKSVVPALADAELAFVIDPVDGTFNFAAGLPVFGTMLAVTVRGETVAGIIHDPALGDTVTAIKGAGTFLVRQDGQSSRLKVAEPAALNQMVGGMSWGHMEEPDRSRICANMAKARMTFAFNCSAYEYWMVASGKLHFIGHSKLMPWDHLAGVLAHQEAGGHTAKFDGTPYRPGETAGGIISAPDQESWQLIRREIVGS
- the ttcA gene encoding tRNA 2-thiocytidine(32) synthetase TtcA, which produces MNIAANIADDPETGEIDDGAGPALFADAPRSVSFNKLRKRLLRQVRQAFDDFDMLKGQKRWLVGLSGGKDSYGLLALLLDLKWRGLLPVELFACNLDQGQPNFPKHVLPDYLTKIGVRHRIEYRDTYSIVKEKVPEGATYCSLCSRLRRGNLYRIAREEGCDALVLGHHREDILETFFMNFFHGGRLASMPAKLLNDEGDLMVLRPLAYAAEDDLARFAVAMQFPIIPCDLCGSQDGLQRNAMKDMLADIERRMPGRKDTMLRALSHVNPSHLLDPKLFDFSSLGVTDPS
- a CDS encoding glutaminase, producing MADLQATLDSIYSDILPRIGEGKVADYIPELAKVDPRHFGMAIVTVNGQVFRVGDADISFSIQSISKVFMLTLALGKVGEGLWKRVGREPSGSAFNSIVQLEHESGIPRNPFINAGAIAVTDVVMAGHAPREAIGELLRFVRYLADDESITIDDKVARSETQTGYRNVALANFMRAYRNLDHPVDHVLGVYFHQCALSMSCEQLARAGLFLAARGSNPMTGHSVVSPKRARRINALMLTCGHYDGSGDFAYHVGLPGKSGVGGGIFAVAPGIASIAVWSPGLNKVGNSQLGAVALEMLAARTGWSVFGD
- the rpsD gene encoding 30S ribosomal protein S4 → MSKRESSKYKIDRRMGENIWGRPKSPVNRREYGPGQHGQRRKGKLSDFGVQLRAKQKLKGYYGDLREKQFRAIFAEAARRKGDTSENLIGLLESRLDAIVYRAKFVPTVFAARQFVNHGHVTVNGVRVNIGSYRCKAGDVIEVREKSKQLVTVLEAVSLAERDVPDYIEVDHNKMVATYGRVPTLSDVPFPVVMEPHLVVEFYSR